One window from the genome of Pseudomonas sp. L5B5 encodes:
- a CDS encoding phage late control D family protein encodes MTLGFTPVVEIYGANAQLIMQRLLDWEHVDAAGIESDQLKLTLDIEGLEGLPSLGGKIGLRVGYRETGLVDKGLFVVNQRTPLLFPMRLKLVATAAPFSEADDSGFRQRRSASHGPTTLGALFRQLVSRHGFSPRVAPELDGLSIEHVDQSNETDMGFLTRLARRHDAVTKPINGLYVLARSGQVKSLSGQPLEDVILSVTHDNRPGDRAFISATLDESARMKYQGCITAWWDGAAGRERRLSIGLKPFKTLRQRYQSEAEARAAAQGEIRKLERAARKVNIDCPGNPALAAEGLLLLDSSWPGFMRGRWSIDKVTAGGSHEKSYRCLIQASCIGV; translated from the coding sequence ATGACACTTGGATTCACGCCCGTGGTGGAGATCTACGGGGCCAATGCGCAGTTGATCATGCAGCGCTTGCTGGACTGGGAGCATGTCGATGCCGCGGGCATCGAGTCCGACCAGCTCAAGCTGACCCTGGATATCGAGGGCCTGGAGGGCTTGCCGAGCCTGGGGGGCAAGATCGGCTTGCGGGTCGGTTATCGGGAAACCGGCCTGGTGGACAAGGGGCTGTTCGTGGTGAACCAGCGCACACCGTTGCTGTTTCCCATGCGCTTGAAGCTGGTGGCGACCGCCGCGCCCTTCAGCGAGGCCGATGACAGCGGGTTTCGCCAGCGCCGCAGTGCCAGCCACGGGCCCACGACCCTTGGCGCGCTGTTTCGCCAACTGGTCAGCCGGCATGGTTTTTCACCCCGGGTGGCGCCGGAGCTCGACGGTCTGTCCATCGAGCATGTCGACCAGTCCAACGAGACCGACATGGGGTTCCTGACGCGCCTGGCCCGGCGTCACGATGCGGTGACCAAGCCGATCAACGGGCTCTATGTGCTGGCCCGCAGTGGCCAGGTCAAGTCCCTCTCGGGCCAGCCGCTGGAGGATGTGATCCTCAGCGTCACCCATGACAACCGTCCGGGAGACCGGGCCTTCATCAGCGCCACGCTCGACGAGAGTGCGCGGATGAAATACCAGGGCTGCATCACCGCCTGGTGGGATGGCGCAGCGGGCCGGGAACGGCGGCTGAGCATCGGACTCAAGCCGTTCAAGACCTTGCGCCAGCGGTATCAGAGCGAGGCCGAGGCGCGAGCGGCGGCGCAAGGCGAGATACGCAAGCTGGAGCGGGCGGCGCGCAAGGTCAACATCGATTGTCCGGGCAACCCAGCACTGGCGGCCGAGGGCCTTTTGCTGCTGGATTCGAGCTGGCCGGGGTTCATGCGGGGGCGCTGGTCGATCGACAAGGTGACTGCCGGCGGCAGTCATGAAAAGAGCTATCGCTGCCTGATCCAGGCCAGTTGCATTGGTGTCTAG
- a CDS encoding CinA family protein, with protein sequence MKEITQLAAELGRRLQVLNAHVSTAESCTGGGIAEAITRVPGSSAWFEAGYVTYSNRQKTEQLGVPPGLFESVGAVSHEVVEAMVRGAQARSHARFAVAVSGIAGPDGGSPQKPVGTVWLAWGVGERLITECRHFPGNRDEVRRQTVKAALEGLLQHAAAEIANQG encoded by the coding sequence GTGAAAGAAATCACCCAGCTTGCTGCGGAACTTGGCCGTCGCCTGCAGGTTCTCAATGCCCACGTCAGTACGGCAGAGTCTTGCACCGGCGGCGGGATTGCCGAGGCCATCACCCGGGTTCCGGGTAGCTCGGCCTGGTTCGAGGCCGGTTACGTGACCTACTCCAATCGCCAGAAGACCGAGCAGCTCGGGGTGCCGCCGGGGCTCTTCGAGTCGGTGGGAGCGGTCAGCCATGAGGTGGTGGAGGCCATGGTTCGCGGGGCCCAGGCCCGCAGTCATGCGCGTTTTGCCGTGGCGGTCAGCGGTATCGCCGGGCCGGACGGCGGTTCGCCGCAAAAGCCCGTGGGTACCGTATGGCTGGCCTGGGGCGTGGGAGAGCGTCTGATTACCGAGTGTCGGCACTTCCCGGGCAACCGCGACGAGGTCCGCCGACAAACGGTGAAGGCCGCCCTAGAGGGGTTGCTGCAACATGCGGCGGCAGAAATCGCAAATCAGGGGTAG
- a CDS encoding quorum-sensing-regulated virulence factor family protein codes for MLRFTIPTVALLLALPLGAQAASLQEFELSKMLEKVAADSSIGTPREINENILDQGYTVEGKELINHLSVQASHAAQMRANPKAVYLQLGASVCRNPNYRKLMAKGAVLRYEFTENRTNRPVASARFQESDCPAQGVQKKK; via the coding sequence ATGTTGCGCTTTACCATTCCTACCGTCGCCCTTCTGCTGGCCTTGCCCCTGGGTGCCCAGGCTGCATCGTTGCAAGAGTTCGAACTGAGCAAGATGCTGGAGAAGGTTGCGGCGGACAGCAGCATCGGCACTCCCCGGGAAATCAACGAGAACATTCTCGACCAGGGTTATACCGTTGAGGGCAAGGAGCTGATCAACCACTTGAGCGTCCAGGCTTCCCATGCTGCACAGATGCGCGCCAACCCCAAGGCCGTCTACCTGCAACTGGGCGCCAGCGTCTGCCGCAACCCCAACTATCGCAAGCTGATGGCCAAGGGTGCAGTCTTGCGCTACGAGTTCACTGAAAACCGCACCAACCGTCCTGTCGCCTCGGCACGCTTCCAGGAGTCGGACTGCCCGGCGCAAGGCGTGCAAAAGAAGAAATGA
- the recA gene encoding recombinase RecA: MDDNKKKALAAALGQIERQFGKGAVMRMGDHDRQAIPAISTGSLGLDIALGIGGLPKGRIVEIYGPESSGKTTLTLSVIAQAQKAGATCAFVDAEHALDPEYAGKLGVNVDDLLVSQPDTGEQALEITDMLVRSNAVDVIIVDSVAALVPKAEIEGEMGDMHVGLQARLMSQALRKITGNIKNANCLVIFINQIRMKIGVMFGSPETTTGGNALKFYASVRLDIRRTGAVKEGDEVVGSETRVKIVKNKVAPPFRQAEFQILYGKGIYLNGEIIDLGVLHGFLEKSGAWYSYQGNKIGQGKANSAKFLQDNPEIGNALEKQIRDKLLSGSPDTKAAPVKQTEDDMADADL; encoded by the coding sequence ATGGACGACAACAAGAAGAAAGCCTTGGCTGCGGCCCTGGGTCAGATCGAACGTCAATTCGGCAAGGGTGCCGTAATGCGTATGGGCGATCACGACCGTCAGGCGATCCCCGCCATTTCCACCGGCTCTCTGGGTCTGGACATTGCTCTGGGCATTGGCGGCCTGCCGAAAGGCCGTATCGTTGAAATCTACGGTCCCGAGTCGTCCGGTAAGACTACCCTGACCCTGTCGGTCATCGCCCAGGCACAGAAAGCTGGTGCTACTTGTGCGTTCGTCGACGCCGAACACGCCCTGGACCCGGAATACGCCGGCAAACTGGGCGTCAATGTCGACGACCTGCTGGTTTCCCAGCCAGACACCGGCGAGCAGGCTCTGGAAATCACCGACATGCTGGTGCGTTCCAACGCGGTGGACGTGATCATCGTCGACTCCGTGGCGGCCCTGGTGCCCAAGGCTGAAATCGAAGGCGAAATGGGCGACATGCACGTGGGCCTGCAAGCCCGCCTGATGTCCCAGGCTCTGCGCAAGATCACCGGCAACATCAAGAACGCCAACTGCCTGGTGATCTTCATCAACCAGATCCGCATGAAGATTGGCGTGATGTTCGGCAGCCCGGAAACCACCACCGGTGGTAACGCCCTGAAGTTCTACGCTTCGGTTCGTCTCGACATCCGCCGTACCGGCGCAGTCAAGGAAGGCGACGAAGTGGTGGGCAGCGAGACCCGAGTCAAGATCGTCAAGAACAAGGTGGCTCCACCCTTCCGTCAGGCCGAGTTCCAGATCCTCTACGGCAAGGGCATCTACCTCAATGGCGAGATCATCGACCTTGGTGTGCTGCACGGCTTCCTGGAGAAATCCGGTGCCTGGTACAGCTATCAGGGCAACAAGATCGGCCAGGGCAAGGCCAACTCGGCCAAGTTCCTGCAAGACAACCCGGAGATCGGCAATGCGCTGGAGAAGCAAATCCGCGACAAGCTGTTGAGCGGTTCTCCGGATACCAAGGCTGCTCCGGTCAAACAAACCGAAGACGATATGGCTGACGCTGATCTCTGA
- the erdR gene encoding response regulator transcription factor ErdR translates to MATYEILIADDHPLFRSALHQAVTLGLGSNVRLVEVASIAELETRLTEKADWDLVLLDLNMPGAYGFSGLVLLRGQYPQIPVVMVSAQEEASVMVRSREFGASGFIPKSSSLEVIQQAVRSVLDGDVWWPPQAFEQVSVSEEAKAASEGLASLTPQQFRVLTMVCEGLLNKQIAYELSVSEATIKAHVTAIFRKLGVRTRTQAALLLQQLESISSH, encoded by the coding sequence ATGGCCACATACGAAATCCTGATTGCCGATGACCACCCGCTTTTTCGCAGTGCACTGCACCAGGCCGTTACGCTGGGCCTGGGTTCGAATGTGCGCCTGGTGGAAGTGGCGAGCATCGCCGAACTGGAAACCCGCCTGACCGAGAAAGCCGATTGGGACCTGGTCCTGCTGGACCTGAACATGCCCGGTGCCTACGGTTTTTCCGGGCTGGTGCTGTTGCGCGGCCAATATCCGCAGATTCCGGTGGTGATGGTCTCGGCTCAGGAAGAAGCGTCCGTCATGGTGCGTTCCCGCGAGTTCGGCGCCAGCGGCTTCATCCCCAAGTCCAGCTCCCTGGAAGTCATCCAGCAGGCCGTGCGCAGTGTGCTCGACGGCGATGTCTGGTGGCCCCCGCAGGCCTTCGAACAGGTCAGCGTCTCGGAGGAAGCCAAAGCGGCCAGCGAAGGTCTGGCGAGCCTGACGCCTCAGCAGTTCCGGGTGTTGACCATGGTGTGCGAAGGGTTGCTGAACAAGCAGATCGCCTATGAACTGAGCGTGTCCGAGGCGACGATCAAGGCCCACGTGACCGCGATCTTCCGCAAGCTGGGGGTCCGGACCCGAACCCAGGCGGCGTTGCTCTTGCAACAACTTGAGTCAATTTCCAGCCACTGA
- a CDS encoding tail protein X, translated as MRRARSIAGDSANLLLYRELGRSDDEVEEAFWRLNPGLAERGPVLPAGVWVVLPEVQARPQVLAPVSAWD; from the coding sequence ATGCGTAGGGCTCGAAGCATCGCTGGCGATTCGGCGAACCTGTTGCTGTATCGGGAGCTGGGGCGCAGCGACGACGAAGTCGAAGAGGCGTTCTGGCGACTTAATCCCGGACTGGCCGAGCGGGGGCCGGTGCTGCCGGCGGGTGTCTGGGTGGTACTGCCCGAAGTGCAGGCGCGGCCGCAGGTGCTGGCGCCGGTTTCGGCCTGGGATTGA
- a CDS encoding phage tail protein, translating into MKQQMALGDFIFGLSRGFAYDSLVRTTDGGWTALNILVSKPRTHQGGQKLETLKITGKAMHGLAMERLDELRALQARCVPLPLIDGVGRNWGRWVIKTVNETQSAVIDDGTAMLVDWVLDLEEFVNA; encoded by the coding sequence ATGAAACAGCAGATGGCATTGGGAGACTTCATCTTTGGCCTGTCCCGGGGGTTCGCCTATGACTCCCTAGTGCGCACCACCGATGGCGGCTGGACGGCGCTGAACATTCTGGTCAGCAAGCCGCGTACCCATCAGGGCGGGCAGAAGCTGGAAACCTTGAAGATCACCGGCAAGGCCATGCATGGCCTCGCCATGGAGCGGCTCGATGAGTTGCGGGCGCTGCAGGCGCGTTGCGTGCCCTTGCCGTTGATCGACGGCGTGGGGCGCAACTGGGGGCGCTGGGTGATCAAGACCGTCAATGAAACCCAAAGCGCTGTCATCGACGATGGCACGGCGATGCTGGTCGACTGGGTGCTGGACCTGGAGGAGTTCGTCAATGCGTAG
- a CDS encoding Com family DNA-binding transcriptional regulator, producing the protein MLKECRCGHCKRLLARVGEFTELQIKCSRCGTLNHVKGLSHERLAGREALATADHVSLEGS; encoded by the coding sequence ATGCTCAAAGAATGCAGATGCGGTCATTGCAAGCGACTGCTCGCCCGGGTGGGCGAATTTACGGAACTCCAGATCAAGTGCTCGCGTTGCGGCACCTTGAATCATGTGAAGGGCTTGAGCCACGAGCGGTTGGCTGGGCGGGAAGCGCTGGCGACCGCGGATCATGTTTCATTGGAAGGCAGTTGA
- a CDS encoding LOG family protein, giving the protein MPYQTNDLLARHFQSNGVDLTSQVEEQLNLIAPNSPNIPLYRDMVLTVLRMAEDDLNRWNAKITLQALRELEHAFRVLEQFKGRRKVTVFGSARTPSEHPLYAMARELGAALARSDLMVITGAGGGIMAAAHDGAGLEHSLGFNITLPFEQHANPTVGGTENLLSFHFFFTRKLFFVKEADALVLCPGGFGTLDEALEVLTLIQTGKSPLVPVVLLDSPGGQFWQGALDFIQGQLEANRYILPSDMKLMRLVHSTEEAVQEIQQFYANFHSSRWLKQQFVIRMNYNLNEQALEQMQVEFSDLCLSGQFQQHAYSAEEQDDAQFSHLARLSFAFKARDNGRLRELIDFINLPHNWSRQQSRTTQRERETSKTD; this is encoded by the coding sequence ATGCCCTACCAAACGAATGACCTTTTAGCCCGTCATTTTCAAAGCAACGGCGTCGATCTCACCAGCCAGGTCGAAGAGCAACTCAACCTGATTGCCCCCAACAGTCCGAATATTCCCCTTTATCGTGACATGGTCCTTACCGTCCTGAGGATGGCCGAGGACGATCTCAATCGCTGGAACGCCAAGATCACTTTGCAGGCATTGCGAGAGCTGGAACATGCCTTCAGGGTGCTGGAGCAATTCAAGGGACGGCGCAAAGTGACAGTCTTCGGCTCGGCACGTACCCCCAGTGAACATCCGCTGTATGCCATGGCCAGGGAACTCGGGGCAGCCCTGGCCCGCTCGGACCTGATGGTCATCACCGGTGCCGGCGGCGGCATCATGGCCGCAGCCCACGACGGCGCCGGGTTGGAACACAGCCTGGGTTTCAACATCACCCTGCCCTTCGAACAGCACGCGAACCCGACAGTGGGTGGCACGGAGAACCTGCTGTCGTTCCACTTCTTCTTTACCCGCAAACTGTTCTTCGTCAAGGAAGCCGATGCCCTGGTACTTTGCCCGGGTGGCTTTGGCACCCTCGATGAAGCGCTGGAAGTACTGACCCTGATCCAGACCGGCAAGAGTCCATTGGTGCCGGTGGTACTGCTGGACTCTCCCGGAGGGCAGTTCTGGCAAGGCGCCCTGGATTTCATCCAGGGCCAGCTGGAGGCCAACCGCTACATCCTGCCCAGTGACATGAAGCTGATGCGCTTGGTGCACAGCACCGAAGAGGCCGTACAGGAAATCCAGCAGTTTTATGCCAACTTCCATTCCAGCCGCTGGCTCAAGCAGCAGTTCGTCATCCGCATGAACTACAACCTCAACGAACAAGCCCTGGAACAGATGCAGGTCGAATTTTCCGACCTGTGCCTGAGTGGCCAGTTCCAGCAACATGCCTACAGCGCCGAAGAGCAGGATGACGCGCAATTCAGCCATCTGGCGCGGCTGTCGTTTGCGTTCAAGGCCAGAGACAACGGTCGGCTGCGGGAGTTGATCGACTTCATCAACCTGCCACATAACTGGTCCAGGCAGCAGTCCAGGACAACGCAACGAGAAAGGGAAACCAGCAAGACCGACTGA
- a CDS encoding tRNA-uridine aminocarboxypropyltransferase yields MSHAVSRLREERMARVAKPFFARGSRAERCPRCRVIPSHCLCAWRPTVTADSAVCLVMHDVEPLKPSNTGWLIADVIADTSAFNWSRTEVNPQLLELLADPQWQPYIVFPGEFVAPERVVTEVRREEGKRPLFILLDATWSEARKMFRKSPYLEHLPVLSLSSERLSRYKLRRSKRDDHFCTAEVAALCLELAGDEHVSQALDAYLDVFSTHYLSAKFQRAIDPDDEIHARLKPFV; encoded by the coding sequence ATGAGCCACGCGGTTTCCCGTCTGCGCGAGGAGCGCATGGCTCGTGTAGCCAAGCCCTTTTTCGCCCGAGGTTCGCGGGCTGAGCGCTGTCCGCGCTGCCGGGTCATTCCAAGTCATTGCCTGTGCGCCTGGCGTCCCACGGTCACCGCCGACTCGGCCGTGTGCCTGGTGATGCATGATGTCGAGCCGCTCAAGCCGAGCAATACCGGCTGGTTGATTGCCGACGTGATCGCCGACACCTCGGCGTTCAATTGGTCGCGTACCGAAGTGAATCCGCAATTGCTGGAGCTTCTGGCCGACCCCCAGTGGCAGCCTTACATCGTGTTCCCGGGAGAGTTCGTGGCGCCCGAGCGGGTAGTCACCGAGGTCCGGCGGGAGGAGGGCAAGCGTCCGTTGTTCATCCTGCTCGACGCCACCTGGAGCGAAGCACGCAAGATGTTTCGCAAGAGCCCGTACCTCGAGCACTTGCCGGTGCTGAGCCTGTCTTCCGAGCGGCTTTCTCGCTACAAGCTGCGTCGTTCCAAGCGCGATGACCATTTCTGTACTGCGGAAGTGGCGGCATTGTGTCTGGAACTGGCAGGAGATGAACACGTCAGCCAGGCACTGGATGCCTATCTCGACGTATTCAGCACCCACTACCTGTCGGCGAAGTTCCAGCGGGCGATCGATCCGGATGACGAGATCCACGCCCGGCTCAAGCCTTTTGTGTAG
- a CDS encoding DMT family transporter produces MRSQALRADVLMLITAVIWGSAFVAQTSGMSHIGPFLYSGLRFAMGSLCLLPLVLRRSTSRCPHEPLLTRGLLQGGMLMGLALALGINLQQVGLMFTSVTNAGFITGLYVIVVPLVGLLIGHKTGLGTWLGAGLAVVGMFLLSVGDNFQVAAGDWLQLIGAFVWGGHVILVGLFASRHDPIRLAFLQFATCSVVSLVLALCLEPVHWPAILAAGPAILYGGVIAVGIGYTLQVIAQKDAIASHAAIILSLEAVFAAIAGAWLLDESLQTRGYFGCALMLSGMLVAQLWPHKPLAGATQKA; encoded by the coding sequence ATGCGAAGCCAAGCCTTGCGTGCCGATGTCCTGATGCTGATCACCGCAGTGATCTGGGGCTCGGCCTTTGTCGCACAAACCTCTGGCATGAGCCATATCGGCCCCTTTCTCTATTCAGGTCTGCGTTTCGCCATGGGATCGCTGTGCCTGCTGCCACTGGTACTGCGCCGTTCGACCTCACGCTGCCCGCATGAACCCTTGCTCACTCGTGGCCTGCTGCAGGGCGGCATGCTCATGGGCCTGGCCCTGGCACTGGGAATCAACCTGCAACAGGTCGGGCTGATGTTCACCAGCGTCACCAACGCCGGATTCATTACCGGCCTGTATGTAATTGTAGTGCCACTGGTGGGTTTGCTGATCGGCCACAAGACCGGGCTGGGCACCTGGCTTGGCGCAGGGCTCGCTGTAGTGGGCATGTTCCTCCTGAGCGTCGGCGACAATTTCCAGGTCGCCGCAGGCGACTGGTTGCAATTGATCGGCGCCTTCGTCTGGGGTGGGCACGTGATCCTGGTCGGCCTGTTCGCCAGCAGGCATGACCCGATCCGCCTGGCCTTCCTGCAATTTGCCACCTGCTCGGTGGTGAGCCTGGTTCTCGCCCTGTGCCTGGAACCGGTCCACTGGCCTGCCATCCTCGCCGCCGGCCCGGCCATTCTCTACGGCGGCGTGATTGCCGTCGGTATCGGCTACACCCTGCAAGTGATCGCCCAGAAGGATGCCATCGCATCCCACGCGGCCATCATCCTGTCACTGGAGGCGGTGTTTGCAGCCATTGCCGGAGCCTGGTTGCTGGATGAGTCGTTGCAGACCCGCGGCTACTTCGGTTGCGCCCTGATGCTCAGCGGCATGCTGGTGGCCCAGCTGTGGCCACACAAACCCCTGGCCGGCGCTACACAAAAGGCTTGA
- the recX gene encoding recombination regulator RecX: MIAVLDTLVAVRRTAMDLLARREHGRVELTRKLRQRGAPPEMIEAALDRLTEEGLLSESRYLESFISYRARSGYGPVRIREELGQRGLQRSDIELALRECAIDWQEQLRDVWQRKFSGQFPVDARERARQGRFLGYRGYSMDMISRLLSRRSLDD; this comes from the coding sequence ATGATCGCCGTACTCGATACCCTCGTCGCAGTGCGGCGAACTGCAATGGACCTGCTCGCGCGACGCGAGCATGGTCGAGTCGAGCTGACGCGCAAGTTGCGTCAGCGCGGCGCTCCTCCTGAAATGATCGAAGCGGCCCTCGACCGTCTAACGGAAGAAGGGTTGTTGTCCGAATCCCGTTATCTCGAAAGTTTCATCTCCTATCGTGCCCGTTCGGGTTATGGGCCAGTGCGCATCCGTGAAGAGCTTGGCCAACGTGGCTTGCAACGCAGTGATATCGAACTTGCCTTGCGTGAGTGCGCAATTGACTGGCAGGAGCAGCTAAGGGACGTCTGGCAGCGCAAGTTCTCCGGGCAATTCCCGGTGGATGCCCGGGAGCGGGCCAGGCAAGGGCGTTTCCTGGGGTATCGCGGATACTCCATGGACATGATCAGTCGCTTGTTGAGTCGTCGCAGCCTGGATGATTGA
- a CDS encoding diacylglycerol kinase: MSPFKGQTGLKRILNAAGYSFDGLRAAFTGEAAFRQLVLLNVILIPLSFLLNVSRVERALLIAVCLLALIVELLNSAVEAAIDRISLDRHPLSKNAKDMGSAAQFVALSMITIVWAVILI, encoded by the coding sequence ATGTCGCCTTTCAAAGGTCAAACCGGTCTCAAACGTATCCTTAACGCCGCCGGCTATTCGTTCGATGGTTTGCGCGCGGCGTTCACTGGCGAGGCGGCATTCCGTCAGTTGGTGCTGCTCAATGTGATCCTGATTCCCCTGAGCTTCCTGCTCAATGTCAGCAGGGTCGAGCGCGCGCTGTTGATCGCCGTGTGCCTGCTGGCACTGATCGTCGAGCTGCTCAACTCGGCGGTGGAGGCCGCCATCGACCGGATTTCCCTGGATCGTCACCCATTGTCGAAAAACGCCAAGGATATGGGCAGTGCGGCGCAGTTTGTCGCCCTGAGCATGATCACCATCGTCTGGGCAGTGATCCTGATCTGA
- a CDS encoding LysR family transcriptional regulator — MRFTLRQLQVFVAVAQQESVSRAAGLLALSQSAASTSITELERQSSCQLFDRAGKRLSLNALGKQLLPQAVALLDQAKEIEDLLNGKSGFGSLAVGATLTIGNYLATLLIGSFMQVHPESQVKLHVQNTAHIVQQVAHYEIDLGLIEGDCNHPDIEVQSWVEDELVVFCAPQHPLAKRGHATMEELTHEAWILREQGSGTRLTFDQAMRHHRSTLNIRLELEHTEAIKRAVESGLGIGCISRLALRDAFRRGSLVPVETPGLDLARQFYFIWHKQKYQTSAMREFLELCRSFTAGVQRSDEIVLPSIP; from the coding sequence ATGCGATTTACTCTCCGTCAACTGCAAGTCTTCGTTGCCGTCGCCCAGCAAGAGAGCGTTTCTCGGGCTGCGGGTCTGCTGGCCCTGTCGCAATCTGCGGCCAGTACCTCCATCACCGAACTTGAGCGCCAATCCAGCTGCCAGCTTTTCGATCGGGCCGGCAAGCGCCTGAGTCTCAATGCCCTGGGCAAACAGCTCCTGCCCCAGGCAGTGGCGCTGCTCGACCAGGCCAAGGAGATCGAAGACCTGCTCAACGGCAAGTCGGGCTTCGGCTCACTCGCGGTCGGTGCGACCCTGACCATCGGCAATTACCTGGCAACCCTGCTGATCGGCAGTTTCATGCAGGTGCACCCGGAGAGCCAGGTCAAGCTCCATGTGCAGAACACTGCGCATATCGTGCAACAAGTGGCCCACTACGAAATTGATCTGGGTCTAATCGAGGGCGACTGCAACCACCCGGACATCGAAGTGCAAAGTTGGGTCGAGGATGAGCTGGTGGTGTTCTGCGCGCCGCAGCACCCATTGGCCAAGCGCGGTCACGCCACCATGGAAGAGCTCACCCATGAAGCCTGGATTCTGCGTGAACAGGGGTCTGGAACGCGACTGACCTTCGACCAGGCCATGCGTCACCACCGTAGCACCTTGAACATTCGCCTGGAGCTGGAGCACACCGAAGCCATCAAGCGCGCAGTGGAATCCGGACTGGGAATTGGCTGCATCTCAAGGTTGGCACTGCGTGATGCGTTTCGCCGCGGCAGCCTGGTGCCGGTGGAAACACCGGGCCTGGATCTGGCCCGGCAGTTCTATTTCATCTGGCACAAGCAGAAGTACCAGACTTCGGCCATGCGCGAATTCCTCGAACTGTGCCGTTCGTTTACCGCCGGGGTACAACGCAGCGACGAAATCGTCCTGCCGAGCATCCCTTGA